One window of Nymphaea colorata isolate Beijing-Zhang1983 chromosome 11, ASM883128v2, whole genome shotgun sequence genomic DNA carries:
- the LOC116264245 gene encoding LOW QUALITY PROTEIN: actin-depolymerizing factor 2-like (The sequence of the model RefSeq protein was modified relative to this genomic sequence to represent the inferred CDS: inserted 3 bases in 2 codons) has translation MAVNDNCKLKFLELKAKRTYRFIVFKIEEKLKQVILEKLGEPNQSYEDFTASLPXDECRYAVYDXSKMLYASSKDRFKRELDGIQVELQATDPTEMGLMLLEVVPIRPCCTCMYEIKA, from the exons ATGGCAGTCAATGACAACTGCAAACTGAAATTCTTAGAGTTGAAGGCAAAACGGACTTACCGCTTCATAGTTTTCAAGATTGAGGAGAAGCTCAAGCAGGTCATTCTTGAGAAACTTGGGGAGCCAAACCAAAGCTATGAGGATTTCACTGCAAGCCTGCC AGATGAGTGCCGATATGCTGTCTATG TTAGCAAGATGTTGTATGCTAGTTCGAAGGATAGGTTCAAGAGAGAACTTGATGGAATCCAGGTTGAACTGCAAGCAACTGACCCTACTGAAATGGGCCTTATGTTATTAGAGGTGGTGCCAATTAGACCTTGTTGCACTTGTATGTATGAGATCAAGGCTTGA
- the LOC116264244 gene encoding methyl-CpG-binding domain-containing protein 4-like yields the protein MEKEASERRSSKKAKRDENFNYTIGEFAVQCYKCFKWRLIPTKDEYETIRHNFIEDPWYCNKNPNVTCDDPGDLECDETRIWMIDKPNIPKPPAGFDRNIVLRKDYSKSDSFYATPTGKKVRAPAEVEKFLEANPGYRDAGVSVSSFNFSVPKMMDNNQKAANVTPGSGKKK from the exons ATGGAAAAAGAAGCTTCAGAGCGACGAAGCTCCAAGAAGGCCAAG AGAGATGAAAACTTCAATTACACAATCGGTGAATTTGCTGTTCAGTGTTATAAGTGCTTCAAATGGAGACTGATACCCACAAAAGATGAGTATGAAACTATTCGACACAATTTTATTGAGGACCCTTGGTACTGCAACAAGAACCCAAATGTTACTTGTGATGATCCTGGTGATTTAGAGTGTGATGAAACTCGAATATGGATGATTGATAAGCCCAACATCCCTAAACCACCAGCCGGATTTGACAGGAACATAGTCTTGAGGAAGGATTACTCAAAATCCGATTCTTTCTATGCGACTCCAACAGGGAAGAAGGTGAGAGCTCCTGCTGAGGTTGAGAAGTTCCTTGAAGCAAATCCTGGATATAGAGATGCTGGAGTGTCTGTTTCTTCTTTCAACTTCTCAGTTCCAAAAATGATGGATAACAATCAGAAGGCCGCCAATGTCACACCTGGCAGTGGTAAGAAAAAATAA